Genomic window (Salvelinus namaycush isolate Seneca chromosome 10, SaNama_1.0, whole genome shotgun sequence):
gcaactcactgccttcctgaaggcaaacaatgtatacgaaatgcttcagtctggttttagaccccatcatagcactgaaactgcacttgtgaaggtggtaaattacctttttaatggcgtcagaccgaggctctgcatctgtcctcgtgctcctagaccttagtgctgcttttgataccatcaatcaccacattcttttggagagattggattcccaaattggtctacactgacaagttctggcctggtttagatcttatctgtcgtaaagatatcagtttgtctctgtggatggtttgtcctctgacaattCAACTGTActtttcggtgttcctcaaggttccgttttaggaccacttttgttttcaatatatattttacctcttggtgatgtcattcggaaacataatgttaactttcactgctatgcggatgacacacagctgtacgtttcgatgaaacatggtgaagccccaaaattgcctggctggaagcctgtgtttcagacataaggaagtggatggctgcaaatgttctacttttaaactcggacaaaatagagatgcttgttctaggtcccaagaaacaaagagatcttctgaaTCTGACAATTAAACTTGATGGTTGTActgtcgtctcaaataaaactgtttcaaagacagcttttttccatctaagtaacattgcaaaaatcagaaactttctgtccaaaaattatgcagaaaaatgtatccatgcttttgtcacttctaggttagactactgccatgctctactttccggctacacagataaagcactaaataacttcagttagtgctaaccacggctgctagaatcttgactagaaccaaaaaatgtgatcatattactccagtgctagcctctctacactggcttcctgttaaggcaagggctgatttcaaggttttactgctaacctacaaagtatttcatgggcttgctcctacctatctttcgaatttggtcctgccgtacatacctacacgtacgctacggtcacaagacgcaggcctcctaactgtccctagaatttctaagcaaacagctggtggcagggctttctcctatagagctccatttttatggaatggtctgcctacccatgtgagagacgcagactcggtctcaacctttaagtttttattgaagactcatctcttcagcaggtcctatgattgagtgtagtgtggcccaggagtgtgaaggtgaacggaaaggcactggagcaacgaaccgcccttgctgtctctgcctggccggttcccctctctccactgggattctctgcctctaaccctattacaggggctgagtcactggcttactggtgctcttccatgccgtccttaggaggggtgcgtcacttgagtgggttgagtcactgacgtgatctttctgtctgggttggtgccccccctgggttgtgccgtggcggagatatccctctagtggtgtgggggctgtgctttgggggctgtgctttggcaaagtgggtggggttatatcctgcctgtttggccctgttcgggagtatcgtcggatggggccacagtgtctcccgacccctcctgtctcagccgccagtatttatgctgcagtagtttgtgtttGGGggatagggtcagtctgttatatctagaGTATTtcttgtgtgaatttaagtatgctctctctaattctctctctctttctttctctctttctctctcggaagACCtgtgccctaggaccatgcctcaggactacctggcctaatgactccttgctgtccccagttcacCTGGCCGTTTTGCTGctacagtttcaactgttctgcctgcagctatggaaccctgacctgtccacgggacatgctacctgtcccaaatcaaatcaaatcaagtttattttatatagcccttcgtacatcagctaatatctcgaagtgctgtacagaaacccagcctaaaaccacaaacagcaagcaatgcaggtgtagaagcacggtggctaggaaaaactccctagaaaggccaaaacctaggaagaaacctagagaggaaccaggctatgaggggtggccagtcctcttctggttgtgccgggtggagattataacagaacatggccaagatgttcaaatgttcatagatgactcTTGTGTGTGCAATTGTATAAGTGAGGGAAACAATATTACCAACTCAGGTCTGTAAAACCATCTTGAAATGTCTATTGTATTCACCAAGAAGCTTGCTAAACTGATTTGATTTAATGTTTAGTCTTTCTCTGTTTTGAGGTGAAGGTAAGTAATTTTCTTTACTTTctgatatttatttttttgaataAGTGCAAGGAATTCTGATGGTGTCGTTTTAGGCTTAGGAAACAAACACATTATTTGTAGCTGTCAGTTTAATCATTCATTTTACCTCCTTAACTAATTGGTGGCTTAAGTACaccatatatatatacaaaagtatgtggacaccccttcaaattagtgtattctgctatttcagccatacctgttgctgacaggtgtataaaattgagcacacagccatgcaatctccatagacaaacattgacagtggaatggccttactgaagagctgtgactttcaacgtggcactgtcattgGATGTCACTTTTCcagcaagtcagtttgtaaaatgtctgccctactagagctgccaacggtcaactgtaagggtagttattgtgaagtggaaaggtctaggagcaacaacggctcagccgtgaagtggtgggccacacaaactcacagaacgggaccggcgagtgctgGCACATAACACTTGGCTGTCCTccgttgcaacactcattactgagttccaaactgcctctggaagcaacgtcagcacaataactgttcgtcaggagcttcatgaaatgggtttccatggccaagcacccgcacacaagcctaagatcaccatggagcagtggaaacgcgttctctggagtgatgaattacacttcatcatctggcagtccgacggacaagtcttggtttggcggatgccaggagaacgctacctgcccgaatgcatagtagTGACAAatgtaaagtttagtggaggaggaatatcGGTCTgcgactgtttttcatggttcggaacatgcctggcctgcacagagccctgacctcaaccccctcaaaatcctttaggatgaattggaacgctgactgcgagtcagcctaacatcagtgccggacctcactaatgcacttgtggctgaatagaTGCAAGTCCCCGCaggaatgttccaacatctagtggaaagccttcccagaagagaggaggctactatagcagcaaaggggggacaacCTATATTATttcctatgattttggaatgagatgtttgacgagcaggtgtccacatactttgtcatgtagtgtacacacagtgtacaaaacattaggaacaccttcctaatattgagttgcatctccttttgccctaagaacagcctcaattcgtccgTACATGGACTCTACATGGTGTCAAGCATTCCAAATaaatactggcccatgttgacttcaatgcttcccacagttgtcaatttggctgtatgtcctttgggtggtggaccattcttgatatacacaggtaactgttgagcgtgaaaaagtCATAAACCCAGCAGCGTTTCAGTTCTTGACTCACTCAAGCCGgtatgcctggcacctactaccatacccagttcaaaggcacttaaatcgtttgccttgcccattcaccatctgaatggcaatctatgtctcaaggcttaaaaatccttctttaacctgtctcctccccttcatctacactgatttgaagtggatttaacaagtggcatcaataagggatcatagctttcacttggtcagtctcATGGAAAAAAAGCAgatattcctaatgttttgtacatggTGTATGTCATATAGTTACAAGCACGCTACTCAACTTTGGTAAGCGTTTACCTTATGAAATTACTTCATTTTTTAATATTGTGCGAGCTAAAATCTTTTCGCTTTGTTTCTCTGCTGTATACTCAAACAGCTCAGGCAATTTTTTTAACATCCATTTGTTTTATGACAGCATCAATAGAATGTGATGACGAGGTCTTATCTTGATCACTAAAAATAAACTGAAACGTAAGCAAAATGTGAATTAAGTCCTGTTAAACTCATTGCTGTGGTATTTTTCATGCAAAACTATGGTGTGATCATGAGACCatctttaaaggcccagtgcattcaaaaacatgatttccagtgttgtatatatatttccacacagGTTGGATGATAATGTCTTTTAAGTGtaaaagctgtttgaaaagaccgcatGAAATGCCTGTTTTGGTGAGACGGAGTtctggcctgcctggtgacatcaccaggcgataaattagttaataggccaataagaaagagttccaaacctctgccaataacagctagttttcagtttccccctacCTACTaaaaccactcccagacagtcctagcaacatTCTTACTTGAGAAATGGCTCTTTGCAAGGAAGttattttgaccattttaattgaaaaacaatcacagtaagttacttaattgttacccagaaattatttgaaattcagataaaaatggctgcattggacctttaaatacAGGTCACTTCTACAAACAAAGCACATGTTATGGTTTAATCATATTTGATTGCTGTTCTCAGTCTTGTCTGTAGGTGGCACTTGGTACTTTTAAACTCATTTTCTGACTGATTAATACTAttcaggaggctgctgaggggagaatggcaaataataatggccggaacggagcaaatggaatggcatcaaacacctggaaaccatgtttgataTCATTCCAATGATTCCACTCACTACCACAATcccattctccccaattaaggtgccaccaacctcctgtgtcagGAGGCTATTGTCACAttgtataaatgattggagacaggcaCAGGAATATGTAATAGGGGGTTTTAacccaaaaatacaacatgccatgaaaaggcacggggacgaagcccaaaacaaacatgtatagaaaaacacagggatgtaacccaaaacaaaagagcgaggttaaACCTCTAATGTATACACAGGACAAGACCCATAATAACAAGTACACTATATACACGCAAGCCAAACCAACAAAGCACAGGCACTCAAAAGACCAACAGACGTGGGAACAACAACCAacaagacaatggtgaacagagggcacatatatagaattactaatcaggggaattggaaccaggtgtgcgtaatgaaacagTTCAGCGCCGCCTAGAGGCTGGTGACATAGACCTCCGGAGCTCGTGtacagaatgagcagcagtacctaCCGGGGGAATCCGTGACAGCTATGTAGAAATGTTGTGATGATGGGATAGGCCTATCAACCAAGTGCATAGTGAGGAAGAATGATCCACTCATGTTAGGTTGATGTGTGACAAGAATATTCTAAAGCTATTTTCAGTTCAGCAAATggcttacattttacatttacatttttagtcatttagcagacgctcttatccagagcgacttacagtagagtgcatacattttattacatttacatactgagacaaggatatctctaccggccaaaccctccctaacccggacgacgctatgccaattgtgcgtcgccccacggacctcccggtcacggccggctgcgacagagcctgggcgcgaacccagagactctggtggcgcagctagcactgcgatgcagtgccctagaccactgcgccacccgggagaccagTGGTCTAGCCAGGCTTGCCTGGCTACCGACACTCCTAGCTCAGGCCAAACGCTATGCCATGCCCAATGGAAGTTAATGCCTTCGATCACACCTAAAGTGTTTTtgcgttttggtacaccagaTGTACAGTGCATTAACTTCCAATGGAACAATGCGTTTGACTTGCAGCGTTGCAGAGGAAGTTGCAGTgagttctgtgtggtgcatacattGGATACACCTAaagtatgcatcaaattgtatgcatagacggcttgacagaaatggtaacagaaggtgaatgttgaagttttgttgcacacatatcaaGATGATGCTGTGTACCATTTTGCGCAATGACGCTGTAGGTGTGTTCCAGGCACAAGCCTGGTTCACATTACCCATAAGCACTCCTTTACATTGCGCCAGATGTCATGCATTTCAATGGGGACATCCACAACGGAGTGGAAACCTAAGGCCCCCTTGCTGTTGAAGGCTCTGTTGCGAGATGGACATTGCTTTGAACATTTTTTAACTTTGCAGTCTCTCTTCGGTCTTGTTGAAAAACAGTAAGTTACCAAAACATAGAAGATGGAAAATGTGTGGTTTTCAGTGATGGCTTTATGGTTTAACTAGCCACTTGTAAACAATTACCTATTCCTATACGTGAGTACTATTATAATAGCAATGTTAAATGATACACATTGCCTGTAAAGCCAATTATATCATGACAAATTGCCTCCCGTTTAAGTTTATGATGGTGTGGCTTTACAAACACTCCACTTCTCTGTTCAGTAGCAGGGCAAGACTCCTTGAAGGCGACATACAGCGTAATGAAATACCTCTTGATTTAAAGGGTAATTAGTATTGTATGTAGTGAATGACACAGCAGCAGAATAATTTAGTTTGAGACATCAGGCTAGCAAATGGCATTGAATTAAAAGTAAACTACAATGTGAAGGATGTAGGCTTGCCTTGTGATAATTAGGCTAGTAGGCCTACATTTTCTTAAATGCAACAACTAGGCTTATCCCATGCCTCTGAATAATCCTAGGTCAGTGATTTCCAACCATGTGGTTTAGGGAGCTTCCAAGGGGTCCCTGAAAAAGCTGGGATAAAACTAAGATTGAATAAAACAGCAGCAAGGCCAAAATGTCTCATTTTAAAAAAGCTTTTCAGTGGAACTCAGAATGGATCAGAACCCAAAGCCATTAATAGCCTAGGCCATATTTTAATGTAAGGCATAGCTGCCTACTAGGTATAGGCCTATGCCAAAACATTTACAATGTAATTTCAGCAGAAAAGTGAACATGCACTTTAAATTAGGCCCTTGTCCAGCTGCCAAAATTGGCCACCTGGAGCAATTGGTGTTGAAAGTTAGGCCTGCCGAATTTTGAAATTGTGCATATGCTCTTGCAGGTAGTCCCACCTCCCGTGCTTTAAAAAGTGTGACGCGTTTTTACGCACAGTAGCTTTGCAGACTACACTTGGAGGCTGCTGGGCATGAACAGTGGACTTAGCCTGTATATATCCTCACATAGAGGATGACTTCCGACAACTGAGACTCTGGATACCTGGCGCAACTCTTCTCCCGGAGAGATGTTGGAATCCAACAAGTCCGTGCGTGAGAGCAATGCCACCAAAAGTGGCAACTGTGGATCCGTATCAGTTGTTTTCCCCATTACTATGATGGTAACGGGAATGGTGGGCAATTCTCTCGCTCTTATGCTGGTATATAGCTCGtacagaaaaaaagaaaataacaGGAAAAAGTCTTTCCTACTCTGCATAGGGTCGCTAGCATTGACTGATCTGTTTGGACAGCTTCTCACCAGCCCGATAGTTATATCGGTTTACAGAGCCGATTTGAAATGGGACCGCATAGACTCATCGGGGAGTCTGTGTGCTTTCTTTGGAGTCTGTATGACAACTTTTGGCTTGTGTTCTCTATTCTTTGCCAGCGCAATGGCAATTGAGAGGGCATTGGCGATTACAAGTCCTCATTGGTACTCCAATCACATGAAGACACGTGTGACAAAGCAAATTCTGGCAGTTATATGGTGTCTTGTTCTGTTTTTCTCGCTGTTGCCGGTCGCAGGAGTTGGGCACTATACGCTGCAATGGCCAGGCACTTGGTGCTTCATAAGCACTGGAGACAGAGAAGTCCCGGGCAACATGTTTTTCTCCATCACTTTCGCTGTTCTTGGGATATTCTCACTTCTTGTGACTTTCTCCTGCAACGTCGTCACAATTCGTGGATTACTTTTTCGTTGCAAAACGAAATCGGGCACATCTCACTCATCCAAGCAGTGGGAACGATTAACCACGGAGACAGTCATTCAACTATTGGGAATCATGTGTGTACTGCTTATATGCTGGGCTCCTTTACTGGTAAGTTCTTGTGGTTTTCCTCTACTGGTAAATTCTGGTGGTTTTCCTCTTGTTTTATAGCATTTGTTAATGTGGTGTAGAACTCTCTAAAATACTAAAATCATATTTAACAAGGCACGCCTATACTACAAATAATTCACAGAACGTAAATTTTAATTAAAGTTCCAAAGGAATGGTCTCAGTTACAACCTTATTGACACACACATGTGATTGGTTGAGGTGATTAGTTAACGTTATTGAGTGCTTGATGTCACACAGATGCTCTACAGAGCAGTCTGTTTAGCCTGTTTACCTAGCGCACACCGCCCAGGAGTTAACACCGACCGAACAACTTGGGAAACCGCTTCAGTTTGATCACCAAATTAGTTGGGGAAATAAATAGGGCTGTGACGATTATGGCATTTTGGGTAACGATTAATTAACGATAAATGTACACGATTATTGTCGTAAGTCTTTTTCTTGTAATGCATCATATCGCACGTTTGAAAATTCGCTTTGGAAATGAAGCTTCTCCTCCCAACAGTGCCATTCTGCtcataaaattaaaaaaaaaaaaaatgctattaTCTTCATAAATAAAGTTGAATCTTCCCTTctcctaaaatatatatatattaagaaAATTATGTTTTTTTGGAGTTCACGGTTGTTGTCCATAATTGTTGAACCAAATGAAAACCTCATCAGCTAGCTACCAATCTATTTTAGTTTCACTCAAATTAGCCCACTAATTGTTATTTTGATCTTTCCACAAATGGTCTGGTATGTGTTGTTTGATGTGAGCAAGTTAACccaaatgtatcaaataatagGTTGTGTGTCCACAATAAGTTTGTGGCTATTGCCTGGCCAgtggtctagctagctacatttcagTAATTAGCTATCCTCCTAAAAGCGGTGGTCAGTGTAAAGCTAAGTGAAAAAGTTAGTTATTGTTGCCGTGGTGTAATCATGTCTAACCAGTTGGCTGTGTGCCCATGAGCTCCCACGTCTAGGTAGCTGTGTCTTTTGGTGTCCACgattagctatctagctactgTTGACTAAACCCATTCTGTACAAATTTGCACAACCGCTGCATTCAAACAAGGCTGCAATGAAACCTAATGGGACTGTGTGGGCATCAGTCTGTGCTGAGAACCACGTTTCTATTCAAGCTTcgattgacatggtaatggccCAATAGTATTGCAGAATTGTTTAAAAAACGGACCCCTCTGACGCTGTACGTTAAATTGTGATGTATCAtgacgtaacgtacagcacgcatattGCAACTCATGAAGGGCTCGTCATTGATTTTACTGGAAAGGgaagaaattgtgctttacaatggtattcatattacagttgacctggaagtATTATGTTTTTGGGGTGTTAAAATAAGGTCATTGTATTGTACATTACagcgcgatgtacaaaagtgtGTTAGCTAACTATAGTTGGCTACTGCATGGCCATTGTAAGCCAGCATGCTAACTAGCCAGCTACATTTCAGTCAGTACCTATCCTTCTAAATGCGATGGTCACTGGATAAACTAGCTATGAGTTGAACAtatattaccagtcaaaagtttggacacacctactcatccaagggtttttctttatttttactattttctacattgtagaataatagtgaagacatcaactatgaaataacacatatggaatcatgtagtaaccaaaaaaagtgttaagcaaatataaaaacattttatatttgaggttgaTCCAAGttgccaccctttcccttgatgaaagctttgcaaactcttggcattctctcaaccagctacatgaggtagtcacctggaatgcatttcaattcacaGGTGGgcctttgttaaaagttaatttgtggaatttatttccttctcaatgcgtttgagccaatcagttgtgttgtgaaaaggtaggggtggtatacagacaatattcttatttggtaaaagaccaagtccatattatggtaagaacagctcaaataagcaaagagaaacaacagtccatcattacttttagggaagcacgatatatcggtgaacttatcggaatcggacgatatgaGCTAAAAAAGCCAATATCAGCATCGGCTCGATGTCTAGTTTaatgccgatgtgcaaaaccgatgtcaaagctgatgtgcatacctacataacgtaggtacatgacgtaatgacgccacgtaaaatgtaGCACTACacatgcaacacagcattcctaacctagcccacaatgtctgctgtgtggattgaacagtcaacaagtcgagctgtcatttgaaagagtaagaacatttcagcgagacaactcaaagacGAAACCCATTAATGGCAAGATAATGTAATTCATTGCCCTTGataatcaaccgttctctgtcgtgggtgatgtagGCTTTCGCCGACTTGTCGAGCAccagtacacactaccaagtagggctgggcgatatatcaAGTTTTTTTCCGATATATTCGAGTTTGTTTTAGCGCGATATCGAaaatgcctgtatcgcaagaATCAAGGTTCTGTTACAATGTTGTAACATTTAACAAATGCAGCATCTCactgtctcttctctgtcagcCCAATGTCGAATCATGTCCCAATTGTGTGACAACAGGTGCACAGAGGTTATCCACCAATCACAACCCTAGACAGCCTTTCACTAATTGTATCCACGGCAGAGAAGTGTAGCGGCGGTAAGAGTTCCACCAAAATGGAAAGTGAGGAAGCCAGCTCAGCCTCTCGTAAGAATGAAATCATCCCCAAAAAGGGCAGCAATGTTTTTTCAGTAATATGGAAGTGGTTCGGGTTTAAGAGGTCTGATGTTCAGCAAACGAATGTCCTGTGCAAAATGTGTCGAAAGACAATTGCTACGATAAGCAGCAGCACAACCAACCTCTTCCATCACCTGCAACTGAAACGCGGTGGAATGGGAGGAATGCGTGAGGTTACGCAATGCCGATTCCAGTCGCCCGATTCCCAAAACGTCTGCTAAAAGACAAACTACCATAGCTGCATCCTTTTCAAACTTAATCCCTTATGACAAGAAAAGTTTGAGGTGGAAGGAGATAACGGAGGCAGTGACCTATTACATAGCGAAAGATATGGTTCCAATCTTTACAGTACAAAAGCCAGGCTTTAAAAATCTGCTAGGTACAGTTGACCACATATCAGCTGCCAAGCCGCAAGTATTTCACTGAAGAAGCCCTGCCGCGATTATACACTGCTACACGCGAAAGAGTCACAGAGAAGCTGGCTAGTGTTTCAAATTTTTCCACCACAGCCGGTATATGGTCGAGCAGAACGTCAGAGCCATACCTAAGTTTGAAAGTCCACTACGTAAATGAAGACTGGAAATTGCAAAATGTCTGCCTCCAGACGTCTTACTTCCCCGATGATCATACGGGTGAAGTAATAGCCCAGGGTCTCAAAGACTCTCTGGCATCGTGGAAGATGAACGAAGACCGACAGGTGTGCATGACAACTGACAGCGGGAGCAACATGATAAAAGCGTTGCGCTTGACCTCGCCATCGGTAAGTGTGACATTGGA
Coding sequences:
- the ptger3 gene encoding prostaglandin E2 receptor EP3 subtype — translated: MLESNKSVRESNATKSGNCGSVSVVFPITMMVTGMVGNSLALMLVYSSYRKKENNRKKSFLLCIGSLALTDLFGQLLTSPIVISVYRADLKWDRIDSSGSLCAFFGVCMTTFGLCSLFFASAMAIERALAITSPHWYSNHMKTRVTKQILAVIWCLVLFFSLLPVAGVGHYTLQWPGTWCFISTGDREVPGNMFFSITFAVLGIFSLLVTFSCNVVTIRGLLFRCKTKSGTSHSSKQWERLTTETVIQLLGIMCVLLICWAPLLVLMLRMISTQTSSHHCKPAEVSFTPSQDIQVDCNFFLTAIRLASLNQILDPWVYLLLREIILRKFCQVANAVSNCSIDGQKETQAALNALNKQPSDTNGL